The proteins below are encoded in one region of Danio rerio strain Tuebingen ecotype United States chromosome 14, GRCz12tu, whole genome shotgun sequence:
- the spink2.2 gene encoding serine peptidase inhibitor, Kazal type 2, tandem duplicate 2 precursor: protein MMLAQIVLVLCLAAMASAADDCPTVPNCAQYAVMCPRNYEPVCGTDGKTYPNECVLCMGILEKRDIILISKLGKC, encoded by the exons atgatgctGGCGCAGATTGTGCTTGTACTTTGTTTGGCTG CCATGGCAAGTGCAGCTGATGATTGTCCTACAGTG ccaAATTGCGCTCAATACGCAGTCATGTGCCCCCGGAACTATGAGCCGGTGTGTGGTACCGATGGAAAAACATACCCAAATGAGTGCGTGCTGTGTATGGGAATTTT AGAGAAAAGGGACATCATATTAATTTCCAAATTGGGCAAATGCTAA
- the spink2.7 gene encoding uncharacterized protein LOC100537819 precursor, translating into MLAQIVLLLSLAAMATAADDCPSVPNCSQYPQQLPICNREYRPVCGTDGITYPNECVLCATIFKEKLNIILISKKGEC; encoded by the exons ATGCTGGCGCAGATTGTTCTTCTACTTTCTTTGGCTG CCATGGCAACAGCAGCTGATGATTGTCCTTCAGTG CCAAACTGCAGTCAATACCCCCAGCAACTGCCCATCTGCAACAGGGAATATAGGCCTGTATGTGGTACAGATGGAATTACGTACCCAAACGAGTGCGTGCTGTGTGCGACTATTTT TAAGGAAAAGCTCAACATCATATTAATCTCCAAAAAGGGTGAATGCTGA